Proteins from a single region of Leuconostoc gasicomitatum LMG 18811:
- a CDS encoding putative HNHc nuclease: protein MKIFQAYPTKKSGNEIIFRFEDDESANKFMATYQLFKQTLIEIQVRDDREISAQQRKFIYALFRDISNWSGDMPEYVKQLFKMWFEEWKDIDEFSLRDVEKSVAAELITFMLDFVAEHDVPLKFKPLDALEPDDIKHWEYMALINGFDVIDGSKPVELAHGEHAVGMGRDRNTISNVGNTVFSLSHAHHMELHRIGLPEFKSKYHINGVLVTPEIIRELESRGRRFGTVRE from the coding sequence ATGAAAATCTTCCAAGCCTATCCAACTAAAAAATCAGGCAATGAAATAATATTCAGGTTTGAAGATGATGAATCAGCAAATAAATTCATGGCAACTTATCAGCTATTTAAACAGACATTGATTGAAATACAAGTGCGAGATGACCGTGAGATTAGCGCGCAACAACGAAAGTTTATATACGCCTTGTTCCGCGACATCTCTAACTGGTCTGGTGATATGCCTGAATACGTCAAGCAATTATTCAAGATGTGGTTTGAAGAGTGGAAAGATATTGATGAGTTCTCGTTAAGAGATGTTGAGAAGTCAGTGGCTGCTGAACTCATCACATTCATGTTGGACTTTGTGGCTGAACATGATGTGCCATTGAAATTTAAGCCACTAGATGCGCTTGAACCAGATGATATTAAGCATTGGGAGTATATGGCGCTGATTAATGGTTTCGATGTCATTGACGGCTCAAAGCCAGTTGAGTTGGCTCATGGCGAACACGCAGTAGGTATGGGGCGCGATAGAAACACCATTAGCAATGTTGGCAACACGGTATTTAGTTTAAGCCACGCGCACCACATGGAGTTGCATCGCATTGGCTTACCAGAATTTAAAAGCAAATATCACATTAATGGTGTGTTGGTCACACCTGAAATAATAAGAGAGTTAGAAAGCAGAGGACGAAGATTTGGGACGGTTAGAGAGTAA
- a CDS encoding DUF722 domain-containing protein, whose translation MADRIDRLLSDYYSGRLHNNVNDRIKEIETSTNNDENIGGGRAQNKHSRPVDDMIIRKEQDVVLNKCRADLNYATRLVRRIEDSFDPDVRNVVKFHFDKRLGQDWLAIESLTGIGTRQGQRYVNWFKREVGNIFWYDKGKEQTTNFIKKEATIDDLAEITSLIKSRLKAVDN comes from the coding sequence ATGGCAGATAGAATTGACAGATTGTTGTCTGATTATTATTCAGGCCGGCTACATAATAATGTTAATGACAGAATAAAAGAAATCGAAACGTCGACTAATAATGATGAGAATATCGGCGGTGGCCGTGCGCAAAACAAACATTCTAGACCTGTTGACGATATGATTATCAGGAAAGAGCAAGATGTTGTGCTTAATAAATGTCGTGCTGACTTAAACTATGCAACTAGATTGGTAAGAAGAATTGAAGATTCGTTCGATCCAGATGTACGCAATGTCGTTAAATTTCATTTTGATAAACGATTAGGTCAAGACTGGTTGGCGATTGAATCATTAACTGGAATCGGCACACGCCAAGGTCAACGTTATGTCAACTGGTTCAAAAGAGAAGTTGGTAATATTTTCTGGTATGACAAGGGTAAGGAGCAAACTACAAATTTTATCAAAAAAGAGGCGACCATAGATGATTTAGCTGAAATAACGTCGCTCATCAAAAGCAGACTTAAAGCTGTGGATAACTAA
- a CDS encoding RusA family crossover junction endodeoxyribonuclease — translation MIFKFFIEPQQQERPRAVRFGNGVRMYDPKKTKLYKETLGLIARSETKKRGYEMPHGALSVSMTFVRSIPKSFTAKQRQMAIDGELLPRKKPDLSNFVKSAEDALNGILWEDDNAIVQGINSKVYGLQPRVIVDVQVINNNKF, via the coding sequence ATGATATTCAAGTTTTTCATCGAACCGCAACAACAGGAGCGACCCAGAGCAGTCAGATTTGGCAATGGCGTGAGAATGTACGATCCAAAAAAGACGAAATTATACAAAGAGACGCTCGGACTGATAGCGCGTTCGGAAACCAAAAAGCGTGGGTATGAAATGCCACATGGAGCCCTGTCGGTTAGTATGACGTTTGTCAGGTCAATACCTAAGTCATTTACTGCTAAGCAGAGACAGATGGCGATTGACGGCGAACTGTTGCCACGCAAGAAACCAGACTTGAGCAACTTTGTCAAAAGCGCCGAAGATGCGCTGAACGGCATATTGTGGGAAGACGACAATGCAATCGTGCAAGGCATTAACAGCAAGGTTTATGGTCTGCAACCCAGAGTGATCGTAGATGTGCAAGTGATTAACAATAATAAATTTTAG